In the Flavobacterium sp. J372 genome, one interval contains:
- the prfA gene encoding peptide chain release factor 1 — MLDRLQIIKQKFDEVSDLIIQPDVIADQKRYVALNKEYKDLKALVEKREEYLNVSGNLTEAQEIIADGSDPEMVEMAKMQLDEAKERLPQLEEEIKFMLIPKDPEDAKNVMVEVRAGTGGDEASIFAGDLFRMYTKYCESKGWRTSVVDISEGTSGGFKEVIFEVTGEDVYGTLKFEAGVHRVQRVPQTETQGRIHTSAATVMVLPEAEEFDVQIDMNDVRIDLFCSSGPGGQSVNTTKSAVRMTHIPTGLVAQCQDEKSQHKNKDKALQVLRSRLYEMELAKKQEEDAAKRNSQVSSGDRSAKIRTYNYPQGRVTDHRIGLTLYDLDGVMNGNIQKLIDELQLVNNTEKLKETEIY, encoded by the coding sequence ATGTTAGACAGGTTACAGATTATAAAGCAAAAATTTGATGAGGTTTCAGACCTTATCATCCAGCCGGATGTGATTGCCGACCAGAAGCGCTATGTCGCTCTGAATAAAGAATATAAAGACCTTAAAGCGCTTGTAGAGAAGCGTGAGGAGTACCTGAATGTTTCAGGAAACCTTACTGAGGCACAGGAAATCATTGCCGATGGCAGCGACCCTGAAATGGTTGAAATGGCCAAAATGCAGCTTGACGAAGCTAAGGAAAGGCTTCCTCAGCTTGAGGAAGAGATCAAGTTCATGCTGATACCGAAAGACCCGGAAGATGCAAAGAACGTGATGGTTGAGGTACGTGCCGGTACGGGTGGTGACGAGGCCAGTATCTTTGCAGGCGACCTTTTCAGGATGTATACTAAATACTGTGAAAGCAAGGGCTGGAGAACAAGCGTAGTTGATATTAGCGAAGGTACATCGGGTGGTTTTAAAGAAGTTATCTTTGAGGTTACGGGTGAAGATGTTTACGGAACCCTTAAGTTTGAAGCCGGCGTACACCGTGTACAGCGCGTTCCGCAGACCGAAACACAAGGGCGTATCCACACCTCGGCTGCAACCGTAATGGTACTGCCTGAAGCTGAAGAATTTGATGTGCAAATTGATATGAACGATGTGCGTATTGACCTGTTCTGTTCATCAGGGCCGGGCGGGCAGTCAGTTAACACGACTAAGTCGGCCGTTCGTATGACGCACATACCTACAGGATTGGTAGCACAGTGCCAGGACGAAAAATCACAGCATAAGAATAAAGACAAAGCCTTACAGGTATTGCGTTCGCGCCTTTATGAAATGGAGCTTGCCAAGAAACAGGAAGAAGATGCCGCCAAGCGTAACAGCCAGGTATCATCAGGCGACCGTTCGGCTAAGATACGTACATACAACTACCCTCAGGGCCGCGTTACCGACCACAGGATAGGACTTACGCTGTATGACCTTGACGGTGTTATGAACGGAAACATTCAAAAATTGATCGATGAGCTTCAATTAGTAAATAATACCGAGAAGTTGAAAGAGACAGAAATATATTAA
- a CDS encoding Fur family transcriptional regulator, with protein sequence MNRRSTPSKKAVLDALLSAGSALSQDRIEAVVKGEMDRVTIYRVLNRFCEDGVVHKILADDGKFYYALCHSCGEEKHEHNHNHFHFRCTDCEKIECLPGEISVKLPEGYSSQSTAGWVTGRCAMCA encoded by the coding sequence ATGAACAGAAGGAGTACACCATCAAAAAAAGCGGTATTGGACGCATTGTTATCAGCCGGTTCGGCGCTGAGCCAGGACAGGATAGAGGCCGTTGTGAAAGGCGAGATGGACCGCGTGACGATTTACCGCGTGCTGAACCGTTTTTGCGAAGACGGCGTGGTTCATAAGATTTTGGCCGATGATGGTAAGTTTTACTATGCGCTTTGCCACAGCTGCGGGGAGGAAAAGCATGAGCACAACCATAACCATTTTCATTTCCGCTGTACCGATTGCGAGAAAATCGAATGCCTGCCGGGTGAAATAAGCGTGAAGCTGCCTGAAGGTTACAGCTCACAGTCAACCGCAGGATGGGTTACCGGGCGCTGCGCGATGTGTGCGTAA
- a CDS encoding NAD(P)/FAD-dependent oxidoreductase, which produces MDGTVTAVNNSDNGFSVETAEGKSFFAKKILLATGIKDIMPEIPGLAECWGKTVIHCPYCHGYEVKGLKTAVLANGDVAIHYAQLLRQWTNDLTFFTDGPATFTSEQKAKLEQHNIKTIETRVERLVQTGGNLEGIITADGINHNFPVMYYRADFELPEFVQKLNLSKDDFGFIKTDDMMQTSAKGIYASGDCMSMMRAVANAVATGNKAGAIINRDLSMESF; this is translated from the coding sequence TTGGATGGGACGGTCACGGCTGTAAACAATAGTGACAATGGATTTTCGGTTGAGACAGCTGAGGGCAAGAGTTTTTTCGCGAAGAAAATCTTGCTTGCTACAGGAATCAAAGATATAATGCCGGAAATACCAGGACTTGCCGAATGCTGGGGTAAGACTGTAATCCATTGCCCGTACTGCCACGGTTATGAAGTGAAAGGCCTGAAAACGGCTGTGCTGGCAAATGGCGATGTGGCTATACATTATGCGCAGTTGCTTCGGCAATGGACAAACGACCTGACGTTTTTTACTGATGGGCCTGCTACATTTACCAGTGAACAAAAAGCGAAACTGGAACAGCACAACATAAAGACCATCGAAACCAGGGTTGAAAGGCTTGTGCAAACCGGCGGCAATCTTGAGGGCATAATTACGGCAGATGGCATAAACCACAATTTCCCGGTGATGTATTACAGGGCAGATTTTGAATTGCCAGAATTTGTGCAAAAGCTCAACCTCAGCAAAGATGATTTTGGCTTTATCAAAACAGATGATATGATGCAGACATCTGCAAAGGGGATATATGCGTCGGGCGACTGCATGAGCATGATGCGCGCCGTAGCCAATGCTGTTGCAACGGGCAACAAAGCCGGGGCTATAATTAACCGTGATCTTTCAATGGAGAGTTTTTAA
- a CDS encoding helix-turn-helix transcriptional regulator has product MDYNVYKPCEELSKQIKTYWSLECAADETNGRERIFPDGCIEIIFNHGDRFRKFDNETDFHIQPPAFIHGQLKTYFELEPTGSVGIFSARLHPAGLRPFVDFDVDTFTGSTLTISDVWGDDGVQLEKDIQGCTDNPARISLLEKFLLEKRDKLRVDNTPVEACVDSIIESIGSISMEAVAQKLRISKRQLERRFTAAVGISPKIFARITRFQNVLQLIENKEFKSFTATAYDGGFYDQAHFIKDFKDFTGLNPKQYFAENLEMVKHFTFDV; this is encoded by the coding sequence ATGGATTACAATGTATATAAACCTTGTGAAGAACTTTCAAAACAAATAAAGACCTACTGGAGCCTGGAGTGCGCAGCTGATGAAACCAACGGGCGCGAGCGCATTTTCCCGGACGGGTGTATTGAGATCATCTTCAATCACGGTGACAGGTTCAGGAAATTTGACAATGAGACCGATTTCCACATTCAGCCTCCCGCCTTCATCCACGGGCAATTGAAAACCTATTTTGAACTGGAGCCAACAGGGAGCGTAGGCATTTTCAGCGCACGGCTTCACCCTGCAGGATTGCGCCCATTTGTAGATTTTGACGTTGATACTTTTACGGGAAGTACCCTAACGATAAGCGATGTGTGGGGTGATGACGGCGTGCAACTGGAAAAGGATATACAAGGCTGCACCGATAACCCTGCACGAATTTCCCTGCTTGAAAAATTCCTGCTTGAGAAACGTGACAAATTAAGAGTTGACAATACACCTGTCGAGGCATGCGTTGATTCAATAATTGAAAGCATCGGATCAATTTCCATGGAAGCTGTTGCACAAAAGCTCCGCATCAGCAAACGCCAGCTCGAACGCAGGTTTACTGCGGCTGTTGGCATTTCGCCAAAAATTTTTGCACGCATAACCCGTTTCCAGAATGTGCTGCAGCTTATTGAAAATAAGGAATTTAAAAGCTTTACAGCCACGGCCTATGACGGCGGGTTTTATGACCAGGCGCACTTCATAAAAGACTTTAAAGACTTCACGGGGCTCAATCCCAAACAATATTTCGCCGAAAACCTCGAAATGGTAAAGCATTTCACTTTTGATGTGTGA